The Verrucomicrobiota bacterium nucleotide sequence CTCCAAGGTTGACACTCGCACCTAACCCCCATGCTGCCGCTCCGAACTCCGAACTCCGAACTCCGAACTCCGAACTCCTCTTCCTCTTCCGCCGTGGTCGCCGTGGCTCGCCGTGTTCGCCGTGTGAACTCTTACGTGGTGCCCGCCCTCCTCGCTGCGGCCGCCGTGTGACCGTGTGACCGTGTGACCGTTGCGCCCGGGACGTTTGATGTTAGCTTCCGTGTCCGCCGTATGAATTACAAAGATACGCTCAACCTGCCGAAAACCGAGTTCCCGATGAAGGCGAATCTGACGAGCCGGGAACCCGAGATTTTAGCTCGTTGGGAACGCGAGAACCTTTACGGAGCGATCCAGGAAAGCCGAAAAGGCGCGCCGCTCTTTGTACTTCATGACGGGCCGCCCTTTGCCAACGGCGACGTGCACATGGGAACGGCCCTCAACAAGGTGCTCAAGGATTTCATCGTTAAAAGCAAGACCATGCTGGGCTACCGTGCCCCCTACGTGCCCGGGTGGGACTGCCACGGTTTGCCGATTGAGTTCAAAGTCGTCAAGGAGTCGCGCGGGCTTTCTCCGTTGCAGGTGCGCCAGCGTTCGGAGGCGTACGCGCGGAAGTACATCGACATCCAGCGGCGGCAGTTCCGGCGCCTGGGTGTGCTCGGCGATTGGGACAGACCTTACCTGACGCTTGACCCGGCATACGAGGCGGAGATCCTGCGCGCATTTGCGGAATTGGTCCGTAAAGACCTGGTCTACCAAAGCAGGAAGCCGGTTTTTTGGAGCACCGGCGCCCAGACCGCACTGGCTGAAGCCGAGGTCGAGTACCACGAACGCGACGATCCTTCAATCTACGTTGGGTTCCCGATCGCTTCGGGCCCGCTTGCCGGCACGGCCGAGGCGGTCATCTGGACGACCACCCCCTGGACTTTGCCTGCTAATCTGGCCATTGCCGTCCATCCCAGGCTCACGTACGTCGTCCAGGGTTTTACGCACCCGGATTACCCCGGGACCCGCCGGTTTTTGCTTGCCCGGGAGCGCGTGAATGCCTTCAGCCGGGACACCGGGTGGGTGCCTGAAGGCGAACCCAAAACGAGGTTCGCCGGCAGCGATCTAGAAAAAACGGTTTGCCGCCACCCTTTCCTGCCGCGTGAATCGATCGTGTTACCGGGCGAATTCGTAACGACCGACTCCGGCACCGGCTGCGTGCACATTGCGCCGGGCCACGGTGAAGATGATTACGTGCTTGGTTTGAAGTACAACCTGCCCGTTTTCGCGCCGGTCGATGACAACGGCCGTTACACCCCGGAGGTCGGCGTACCCGAGTGGGTCGGCAAGTACGTGTTTGACGCCAACCACCAAATCGTTGAGCGGCTCAAACAGGACGGAAAATTGGTCGGCGTTCAGAACTACCGCCACTCTTACCCGCACTGCTGGCGCTCCAAGACCCCGGTGATCTTTCGTGCGGTCGAACAGTTTTTTATCCGCATCGATGCGATCAGGGCGCAGGCCTTGGCAGCGATTGACGGCGTTACCTGGTTGCCCGCCTGGGGCCGCAACCGGATGTACGCCACGGTCGAGTCCCGGCCGGACTGGTGCATTTCACGCCAGCGCACGTGGGGTGTGCCGCTGCCGGTCTTTTACCGCAACGGCGAACCGCAATTGAATGCCGATTGGGCAGCCGCCGTGGCCGACCTGGTGGGGGCCCGCGGTTCCAACGTCTGGTACGAACTTGACGATACGCAGATCACTGAAGTTCTCGGGCTTCCCGCGGGCTTGACCCGGCGTCCGGACACCCTTGACGTTTGGATCGATTCCGGCGTGAGCCACCTGGCCGTGCTACGGCATGACCCCGAACTGCGGTGGCCGGCGGACGTTTACATCGAAGCGACTGACCAGCACCGGGGCTGGTTTCAATCCTCCTTGCAGACCAGCGTTGCCCTTGAAGGCTCCGCGCCCTACCGCGAGGTCATCACCCATTCGTTCGTCGTCGACGTGGACAGCCGCCAGAAAATCTCCAAGTCCGCCCAGGGAACCTACGCCAGGCCGACTGAGGCTGAACATTTTGTAAAAAAGTTCGGGGCAGACATCGTGCGGCTCTGGGTTTCGAGCGTCAACTATGCCGACGAAGTGCCTTTCGGAGAACGGATGTTCGAGCAATTGACCGATACTTACCGCCGCATCCGGAACACGCTTCGCATCCTCCTGGCCAACCTCTACGATGACACTTCCTCCTCTGCCGGATCCGTTTCGCCGGCCCTGGTGGACCGGTGGATCCTGGGCCGCCTTGAACAGGTGATCGCGACATGCCGCGAGGCGTACGCCGCGTACGAGTTCCATCGGGTTTACCATGCCTTGAACCATTTTTGCGCCGTAGACCTGAGCAGCCTCTACATCGATATCACCAAGGACCGCATGTACTGCGACGCGCCTGAATCGCCGCGGCGGCGCGCTACCCAGGCCGTGATGCGGGCCGTCTACGAGGCCGTGACCCGCCTGGTCGCCCCGATCCTGGCTTTCACGGCTGAAGAGGCCTGGACGTACCTCGGCAAAGGTTCGTCCGTACACCTCGAGACCTTTCCGGAATCCCGGCCCGAACAGGTGGATGCGTCCGCGCTTCGCCAAGTGGATGCGCTGCTGCGCCTCCGCGGGTTGGTCGCGCAGGGAATCGAGGGCGCACGGCAGCGAAAAGAGATCGGCAACGGCCTGGAAGCACGCGTCCGGGTGGCACTCCCGCCCGATGATCCGGTGCATGCCGTCAACCGGGAGGAAGTTGAGGAGTTTCTCATCCTGAGCGATTTCGACCTGCAAACGACGGAGGGTGAACCGGCGGTGGAAGTGGGGCGGACCCCCTACCGGCGGTGCGAACGCTGCTGGCGGCACCGCCCGACCGTGGGCAGTGACCCTGATTACCCGGATCTTTGCGACCGGTGCGCGGAGGTGGTACGGACAACCAAGGTTGAGGTAGGCCGGTGAGGTACCTGCTCTTTTTGTCGTTGCCGCTGTTCCTGCTGGATCAGCTGACGAAGTGGCTCGTCTTGCAGGACATCGGGTTCGGCGCTGAAATACCGGTTATTCCCGGCTTTTTCAGCCTGGTCCACGTGACCAACACCGGCGCTGCGTTCGGCATGCTGCAAGGCAAGAACACCTTCTTCATCGTCCTTGCCGCCGTCGCCATGGTCGTCGTTGTAGGCCTCTTCTGGCTAAACCGCCCCTCCGCCAATCGAGCGGGCCCGGGTTTGACGGCGACGACCAAGGTCGCCTTGGCCTTGCTGCTGGCCGGTATCGCCGGCAACCTGGTCGACCGCCTCTGGCGCGGGCAGGTCATCGACTTTCTGCATTTTTACCACGAGCAGTACGAGTTCCCATCCTTCAACGTGGCGGACAGCTGCATTTCCGTCGCCGCCGCGCTGCTGATCCTTGGCTCAGTAATTTCCGGCAAAGACAAATCGGTGCCGGGCACCCGGAAACGCGTGTCGGGGGGAGTTCGGCGTTCGGAATTTGGGGTTCGGAGCTCGGATCCGCCACCTGACCGGTGAAACCTGTTAGACCGCATAGGCGGCCTTAGACCCAACGGGCCGGGGGACGGTTTGATGGCCTGAAGGGCCAAAGGATCTTAGCCTAGGGTTTCACCCCACTACCATTTAGTTAAGGATACAAGGCCGGGTATTGCTTTGGTCCCGCAGGGACGGCTTAGGTTAGGCAGGTACGTTCGACCGGCTTTCAGCCCCGAAGGGGCGGCAGAAGATAGCCCAGGGTTTACCCTGGGCTATGTTCTACCGGCTCGGTTGGGCCGAAGACAACATGTTACCTCGATGGTCATCGAAAGGGTATGATTGAGACTTGATCGATACGATCAGGGTCATTTTTCCTTGGACTTTTCGATGATCAGCTTTGCTGGAGCTCGATAAAGGCCCCTTCCCGGGACTGAAGTCTTCGGCTAAGGTCAAGCGTCCCGGGACGAAAGCACCCCCGTCCGCCGGCCGTGCGCCTGGGTTACAGGAGTTTCTCCACCAAGGCCAGCGCGTCGGCTTTCGTTCGCGTGTCTCCTTCCAACTGGCTGGTCTGCACGGCATCGAGGATCTCGCGGAACCGTGGCCCGGGGGTCAGGCCCATCGCGATCAGGTCGTGACCGGTGATGAGCGGCTTCGGGATCAGCGGTTCAGCCGCAAACTCCTCTCGTTTCTGTTCCAGAAAGTCGTAAACGCCGAGGTCCCCGTGACTTCCGGCGCAGTCCGCCCGGTGCAACTCCAGTTCGACCGGGAAAGTCGGACGCGCCATAAACCGGCGAAGCCTCGCCGGTCGCATCTGGGGCGCATCTTTGAAAACCATGTGGTTGCGCACCGCCTCCGCAACTGCGGAGATTTCCTCGTTCGAAAACCGCAGCCGCGTCATGATATCTTCGGCCATCTCCGCGCCCACCCGATCGTGCCCGTTGAACCGAATCCGGCCGCCCTCTTCCGGGTGAAAGGTTTTAGTGACCGGTTTCCCGATGTCATGCAAGAGAACGGCCCAGACCAGAGTCAACGGCGCGTCCGGAGACAGCAGGCTGAGCATCAGGCGCGTGTGCACATAGACATCGCCTTCCGGATGAAACTGTGGGGGCTGCTCGCAGCCACGCATTGCCTGCACCTCGGGCAGGATCACTTGCAGCAGGCCTGCACTTTCCAACCGGTCCAGACCGGCTACCCGGTTAGGGTCGAGGAAGACCTTGTTGAGTTCGTCCCGGATGCGTTCGGCACTTACCACCGTGATCTCGGCCGCCTGTTCCTGCAGGGCTTCCCAGGTGGCCGGTTCGATCTCGAACTGCAACGTCGTGGCGAACCGGACCGCTCTCAGCAATCGGAGGCGGTCTTCCAGGAAACGTTCCGCCGGCCGGCCGATCGCACGTATCAATCTGCGGGCAAGGTCCTCCCGGCCGCCGACGTAATCAATCACCTGCCCCGTGACCGGATTCAGAAACATGCCGTTCACGGTAAAGTCCCGCCGTTCCGCATCCTCTCTCGGGGTGGAAAAAACGACGCTCTCGGGCCGGCGGCCATCAACGTACTTGCCGTCGGCCCGAAAAGTCGCCACCTCAAACTCAAAACCCTGTTCCAGGACCCGAATGACGCCGAATTGCGCGCCGACCGGGACCGTACGAGAAAAGAGTCCCTGTACGATCTTCGGTTCGGCGGCCGTTACGATATCGATGTCCTTGGGCGAAACACCTCGTAGGGCATCACGCACGCAACCCCCGGCAAAGAAGGCGGTGTACCCGCATTGCTGGAGCCGGGCCACGATCGCAATCGCGACATCGCGCCTGCGCCTGCTGCGCTCTTCCGTGCGGTCTTCCTCCATCAGGCGGCTTCAGCGATCGAGGCGGACCCGGCCAGGTAGCGCAGGTCAGCCCTGGCAGCCTCCAGCGCCAAGTGCAGCGGCAAGTGCAGCTCCAGGTACACCTGGGCTAAAGCCGCGAACTGCTCATCCCGGTTCAGCGTTTCGCGAACCGACGTTATCTGGTCTTGCATGGATTGCTTTCTCCTTTCGTTTGTGTCCGTCTGCGACCAGAGGCATTAAAAAACCCCACCACTGGTTCGCAGCGGTGGGGTTATCGCAAATTTGTTTTTTAGTCGGTTTACGATGTCCTCACCGCAAGCGGGCGTTTGCATTGGCAAAGCGCAATGGCGTCATGCCATACCGATCCCGGCATCGCGGATCTCATTATCGTTGCCATGGCGGCGTGGCCCATCGAGCCCAAGGATACCAGCACAACGGGTAAGTGCAATAATTTAATAAGATTCATCAAGATTCAAAGGCGTTCCCCTGGCCGCCAGGTTCTCATTGTGAAGACGCTCTCATTTTGAAGACGTTCTCAAGATCTACCGTCTAAACCTCCCAAAACCTTCGCCGTAATCGGCCGGATGAAATCGGTCGGCGGCACGGCGGGAGCGAACGGGATCCCTTGCGTATGGAAACCACTATGGAACCGGCCTCGGAAGACAAAGTAAGGAGCGCTCGAGGAAAGCGCACAACGAGCGTCCGCCTGGATAACCTGGACGAACTCGAAAGCATCGTGCGTGACTTCGGATTTAAGGATCGCAGCCACTTCTTCCAGCTTTGTACGGACGCGCTCCTTCAGGTACATCACAACCACGGCCGGCTTGACTGGCCGCCGAAGTTTGTGGTTCGGGAGTAATCGCGCTCGCACCCGGCGCCGCGCTGCCGGCCTTCCCGGTGCGAACGGGATGTTTGTCCCCATCTGCTCCGGTCAAAGCGGACAATGAAAGGCGCACGGGCACCCTGGCCGGTGCGACCGGACGTTTGCACCCCCGAGACGCCTGACGGCTGGCGTCGCCCCGGGCCATCAAACCGCCTGGTCACCGTTTACCACAAAGGCAACCGTCTCAGAGAAAACCCCGGTCAGGGCTTCGGCCAGTTGGGCGGCGTCTTTCGCGATCAGTTCAGGGTTGGGCAACCCGGAGGTACTGGTCGCCTTCGCAACGTCGTACGCGATCGGTAATGCCTGCAAGAGGGCCTGGGCGTAAAAATCTTTGTAGGTCATAGGCCCTCTTTAGCCACGGCCCGATGACCGCTGCAACCCCGCACGTGCAAAAGGATGGTCATCGCCGATTCGTGCCTGGCTCCCCGGTGGAAAAATAATCCTCTGTTCCCGCCGGTTTTCACCGTTGACAGCCGGCGCGTGCCTGCCGGAATGTCCGGACCGAGTACCGTCCCGCGTTCCATAAACGCCGAACGACACCGTTGAAAAGCGCCCTTAGCTCAGCCGGATAGAGCAACGGATTTCTAATCCGTGGGTCGCAGGTTCGAGTCCTGCAGGGCGCGCATTTTCGAGTTATTAGAATGCAAGGACTTACGTTAGCTAAATTGTGCGGATGAATTTTGAAGTAGCTTGCGCTTAGACCATCGTTAGGTGAAACGGGAGCGTCTGGCCGATGGAGCCGCTCAAAGCCGGCATCAAGGCCGCCCGGGCCGGGGCGCTGCCCCAAAGCGCGCTCGCCAAGCCTTGCGCCTGCACCCTGACGCTCTGGGGCCGGCTGACCCGCTTTTTGGCTTATCCCGAAGTGGGACTCTCCAGGAGCGTGGCCGAAACCTCGATGCGGCCCGTGGCGTTGGGACGCCGTAACTGGACCCACACCGGCAGCAAAGAGGCCGGCCCGCGGGTCGCCACCCTCCTCTCGGTCATCGAAGCCTGCCGGGGCTTGGGCCTGCCGGTGCGCGAGTACCTGGCCTCGGTGCTGCCGGGGCTGGCCGACTTGCCCGTCCCGCGCGTGGCGGACCTCACACCCCGGGCCTGGGCGGCTCGCCAGTAACCACCCCCCTTGGCGCACCCGTCAAGGGTGGGGTTGCTCACACGCTTACCGGCGGTTAACCCGCCTTAGCAGCCGATTAACTCGGCAGGAGTAAGCGCCATCGGCCCCGAATCCCGAAGCTCGAGGAACGCAGCGCTTTAGAACTGCGACCGACTTTAAACCGGAGCGGCCCACGCCTCCATAAGTTGGAATCAGGTTAAAAATATCGTTCAAGATGGTCCTTTCCTTTTTGACTACGTGCGGCCGGGCTTTCGCTTTGGCCCGCCTGCTTGCGGGTCGTGTTTACTAACTCCAACGAGGAAAACGCGCCGAGACCTCAAAAATCGCGGGGACCGTAAAAAGACTTATTTATCGGCTAACCGTTGCGCGATCGCTGGGACGGCCGGGCGGGAGCGGCGGAGCTTACCCTTTCGAGTGATTGGCCGATGCCCTGCTGCGGTTAGTCACGTCGGACGTGACGAAGCCGCGGTCAGGAAAAGGTCTCCAACCCTTCCCGGAGCTCCGGGGCGCTAAGCGCGTGAGCGCCGCCGAATCGAGGGTATAAACGCGCCCCGCCCCGGACTTGAGCGCGCACTTTGACGTGAGCAGGTTGTAGACCTTCGCGTCGCCAAGGCCGCGCCGGGTCGCTTCCGACGCGGCCTCAAACTGCTCGGCCGCGCTCAGGGTCACTGACGCTCTCCGCAGGGTGGCTATGGATCGTTCGGGTTAGTGAACTTGAACACCACCCCGGCCGCCGCGCCCCCGGCGAAATCGCCCAGAAAATGGATCCAGATATTCGAAAATTGAACCAACTGCATGATGCCGATGCCTAGAGCCACGGCCGGGTTGAAGGCGCCGCCCGAGATCGGCCCCACGGCGAACGCGCCGGTCATCACGGTCATGCCGATGGCCAGCCCAAAAAAGGAATTGTTGGCGTAGGCTTTGGCCGTCGCGGTATTAAGCACGACGTAAGCGAGGGCAAAGGTGAAGAGAAACTCAGCCAGGAACGCTTGCGCCGCGCCGGTGATCTTGAGGGGCTTGCCCCAGCCCACGAGGAAGCCGACGACCAAAGCGGCCATGATCCCTGCTATTAACTGCGTGATCATGTAGGCAACCGCTTCCCTTGCCGGGCAGCGCCCACGGATGAACACGGCTAGGGTCACGGCCGGGTTATAGTGGCCGCCGGAGATGTGCCCGCCGGCGTAGACCATCACCATCAGCGCTGAACCGATGGCCAGCGGAGGAATGACGCCCGGCGCGGAGGGGATGCCCGTGCACCCGATGGTAAGCACCAGGAAAAAGGTGCCGATAAATTCGATGATGAGTTTGTTCATCGTCACTTGGTCGAGGACGAGTTTAGGTTTTATCGCGGGTTGGGTAGGTGCCATAACGTTGGGTGGATTTTGGGTTAGTTAGATGAATCGTGTTATCTGGCAGGGTGCTG carries:
- the ileS gene encoding isoleucine--tRNA ligase, with protein sequence MNYKDTLNLPKTEFPMKANLTSREPEILARWERENLYGAIQESRKGAPLFVLHDGPPFANGDVHMGTALNKVLKDFIVKSKTMLGYRAPYVPGWDCHGLPIEFKVVKESRGLSPLQVRQRSEAYARKYIDIQRRQFRRLGVLGDWDRPYLTLDPAYEAEILRAFAELVRKDLVYQSRKPVFWSTGAQTALAEAEVEYHERDDPSIYVGFPIASGPLAGTAEAVIWTTTPWTLPANLAIAVHPRLTYVVQGFTHPDYPGTRRFLLARERVNAFSRDTGWVPEGEPKTRFAGSDLEKTVCRHPFLPRESIVLPGEFVTTDSGTGCVHIAPGHGEDDYVLGLKYNLPVFAPVDDNGRYTPEVGVPEWVGKYVFDANHQIVERLKQDGKLVGVQNYRHSYPHCWRSKTPVIFRAVEQFFIRIDAIRAQALAAIDGVTWLPAWGRNRMYATVESRPDWCISRQRTWGVPLPVFYRNGEPQLNADWAAAVADLVGARGSNVWYELDDTQITEVLGLPAGLTRRPDTLDVWIDSGVSHLAVLRHDPELRWPADVYIEATDQHRGWFQSSLQTSVALEGSAPYREVITHSFVVDVDSRQKISKSAQGTYARPTEAEHFVKKFGADIVRLWVSSVNYADEVPFGERMFEQLTDTYRRIRNTLRILLANLYDDTSSSAGSVSPALVDRWILGRLEQVIATCREAYAAYEFHRVYHALNHFCAVDLSSLYIDITKDRMYCDAPESPRRRATQAVMRAVYEAVTRLVAPILAFTAEEAWTYLGKGSSVHLETFPESRPEQVDASALRQVDALLRLRGLVAQGIEGARQRKEIGNGLEARVRVALPPDDPVHAVNREEVEEFLILSDFDLQTTEGEPAVEVGRTPYRRCERCWRHRPTVGSDPDYPDLCDRCAEVVRTTKVEVGR
- the lspA gene encoding signal peptidase II, with translation MRYLLFLSLPLFLLDQLTKWLVLQDIGFGAEIPVIPGFFSLVHVTNTGAAFGMLQGKNTFFIVLAAVAMVVVVGLFWLNRPSANRAGPGLTATTKVALALLLAGIAGNLVDRLWRGQVIDFLHFYHEQYEFPSFNVADSCISVAAALLILGSVISGKDKSVPGTRKRVSGGVRRSEFGVRSSDPPPDR
- a CDS encoding CCA tRNA nucleotidyltransferase, which gives rise to MEEDRTEERSRRRRDVAIAIVARLQQCGYTAFFAGGCVRDALRGVSPKDIDIVTAAEPKIVQGLFSRTVPVGAQFGVIRVLEQGFEFEVATFRADGKYVDGRRPESVVFSTPREDAERRDFTVNGMFLNPVTGQVIDYVGGREDLARRLIRAIGRPAERFLEDRLRLLRAVRFATTLQFEIEPATWEALQEQAAEITVVSAERIRDELNKVFLDPNRVAGLDRLESAGLLQVILPEVQAMRGCEQPPQFHPEGDVYVHTRLMLSLLSPDAPLTLVWAVLLHDIGKPVTKTFHPEEGGRIRFNGHDRVGAEMAEDIMTRLRFSNEEISAVAEAVRNHMVFKDAPQMRPARLRRFMARPTFPVELELHRADCAGSHGDLGVYDFLEQKREEFAAEPLIPKPLITGHDLIAMGLTPGPRFREILDAVQTSQLEGDTRTKADALALVEKLL
- a CDS encoding transposase; this translates as MEPLKAGIKAARAGALPQSALAKPCACTLTLWGRLTRFLAYPEVGLSRSVAETSMRPVALGRRNWTHTGSKEAGPRVATLLSVIEACRGLGLPVREYLASVLPGLADLPVPRVADLTPRAWAARQ
- a CDS encoding aquaporin, coding for MNKLIIEFIGTFFLVLTIGCTGIPSAPGVIPPLAIGSALMVMVYAGGHISGGHYNPAVTLAVFIRGRCPAREAVAYMITQLIAGIMAALVVGFLVGWGKPLKITGAAQAFLAEFLFTFALAYVVLNTATAKAYANNSFFGLAIGMTVMTGAFAVGPISGGAFNPAVALGIGIMQLVQFSNIWIHFLGDFAGGAAAGVVFKFTNPNDP